Sequence from the Phragmites australis chromosome 6, lpPhrAust1.1, whole genome shotgun sequence genome:
ATAACATAAACAGGTTTCCTATAGCAATTATGATTTGAAGCTAGTCACGCTCATGCAACTTCATAAAAAGATTGCAACCTGCAAGTtgttcaaaaaagaaaacagcTTACCCTGTGCTACAGGCCTCACTTAACATACTTATCGAGTCTGCTGTTATGACAAAAGCATCAGCCCATGCGAGATGTCCGATATGAGGGTTAGGTTCTGCGGAAGTAAAATTAGTTACAAGTTCAACAACTTGAGTAAAGAGCATAAATACTGAAACTCTTAGTGCTATTCTTCAGAATCTACCTTCACCATCCCAAATATAGATCTTAGGATGTCCAGCAAGTTCTTTAAATACAATATCAGCGACCTGCCACCGGACATCTAAACTATCAAATTTTACCCAGCTGTCTAGCACAATACTATATTAAAACTGTCCAGTATTCTACCTTCCGTGGTGTTCTCCGAGAGAATGAAATTCTGACACTCCCACAGCTGTCTAGCACATTATACAGAGAGGTTATGAGCTGCTCGGCGAGGTCTACACCATATTTACAATTGCCTGAAGATTACAGACGGAACACATTAAAGTCTTAAATCATCATGGATCTGAGTATGAAAAGCAATCGATACTAGACAAGAAAAATGGGAATAATAGTTGACAACAGGTATTTTGTTACCCCTGCAAATTGGAAAAGGGAAAACTCCTCCAAGATAGTTTACAACTGAGAGTACTTTGATAGCGTGTAAAGAAAAGTGGCAATGCATTTGTTTTCTAGTTACCAGATTTGCTATACCACAAATTACGCACTGGATTGATTGACCTGGTTTCGCTTGAGGTATGGGTTTGCTATGGAATTTGGGAGGAAAGTGGTGTACACAAACACTGAAACAACAATATTAAGAGAAAAATTTACACAAACTAAGGGTTTACACAAACACTGAAACAACAATATTAAgagaaaattttctttcaacTAGTGAAAGCCATATTCTTATTTCTGTCATCCAAAGGTTCCTCTTCTCTTTTGGCACCACTACGTTAGAGGATTGTCTATTTTTGCCCTTTTAAGCTAACTCCTCAGTTTGAGGCCTTGTAATGTGGTGAAGACTAACCTGTTGGGACCTATTGTCAATGAGAAAGAACTATTTGAGTGGGTGGGGCAATAAGCTTACATGTGGATCTGTTCTAACTTCTATTAACTTGGCTATAGAGCAGCCATTTGGCATCTCAATTTGTATTGTGAAATGAAGTCCAGGGTAACATGGAAAGGTGGAATATCAGAATCAACGAACTAATCTCACAATAATCTTGCAACCTGAAAGAAAGGTATCTTCACGTTTCATACTTGCGCCCTTATTTGTCACCAGTCTAATAATCCAGTGCACTACTACACTAGCATCCAAGATTCcaagaaactaattttataCTGCTACGGTTTATCAGAGGAACAATATTTATTGGGATCATCAGACTACAAAGCAAGCCAATGAAACGTGATatcaaaaataaagaaaagccCTCCAATTACCAAAGGAAATGACAAATTCACTCACATTGTATGCAATTATGCTTTAGGCTAAGCACACCCAACGGTATATCACAgccaaaaatgaaaaatatctCAAAGAAAGGAAGTAAAACATCATTTCAAATATCATTGCCtcctttgtgtgtgtgtgtttgaggTGGGGGTGGGCATGGGGGGTCCCTGTGCAACCATTGTTTGAGGTGGGGGTGGGCATGGGGGGTCCCTGTGCAACCATTGACATAATGTATAGATTTATTCTGCAGCCAACTCAAAATAGAACTAGAATATGTTAAAACatgtgcgcgcgcgcgtgcacacacagagagagagagagagagagacagagacagaGACAGAGACAGAGACACACAGAGAAAGAATTACTTGTGGGTCCCCCGATGTTGACAATTAGCAATGGTTTAGGCAAAGGGGCCAGTTCATCATGCCAGGCTATAGCAGCAAGACGTAGAGCAGCAGAATCAGCTTGGTGTAGTGCACCAACAGTAAGTACCTGAACATTCAAAGTTCAGAATCAGAGTGCGACAACTGTGCAAGTTGTTTTCCACCTATGAGCTATGAGTAACAAGAACGCAGCATACCACATTGCTCCCAGGCGGTTCCTGTGGAGTAATCCATCTCCGGAACAGGCGTGGAACTTCTTGTTGTCCACTAGCAGTTAAAGCATAGTAGTCATGGCGAGGCGTGACCACCAAATCAAACCTATCAAGGCAAGACCTGGGGTGCTGTATCTGAAATTGTAACAACACATTACAAGAATTAGATAAAAAATGTAAGACAAGCAGTAAAGTTATTTTGTGGATCTACTGTATTAACAGATAAGAGTGAAAGTTAGCAAATTAGGTTTGAATACTACCTGGATGACAAACACATTATCTGAAGCTGATTTCCTTATCAAGCTTGAATATGATATGGTGTCCCAGCCACAAGCAATAACTAATGTTGGGCCTTCCCTGGAAGAAGAGTTAGTTGTCATGATGTCAAGTTCACATCTTAGCACAATATTTGGAAGCCAAGAGGATTATCAATTGAGAACGTTAGAAAACCTGAAAATCTGACCCACGAACAAGACATGTTTAGGCAAAAACTTGGATTTTCTAAAGGGCACATGTTTGCCACTTCCCTACGCTGCCAGGGCAGCAGAATACATAAAGGGTATTCTACACAGAAATATTCAACTAGCTAGTGTTTATTTATGACAGCAAAAACCACTAGCCAAACATATGGTATTCAAACAATCATAAACAGCAGTTCCTCATATGCCTTGTTCCAATGTTTCCTCCTTGAAGAACACTGCACATACTCATGTAGTGTTAAAGGTGTAAGCATTGCATATTTTGTATGTTAATATACCAATGGTCACAATACGTGAGCAGCTCCAAAGGCTGATTATGTTCAAATTATAAATCAATACGCAGAAAAGGCCACCATAATGCAGGAAATTAGGTAATTCCTGGAATTTCACCTGCCTGTAACCTCAAATTTTCCATGACACTGAATCCAATGGGGCCAGAACTCACGGGCTACTCAGTCATTTCGGTGACTCAACATGGCTTTGGAAATGGTCAAAGAAAAAGCTAAACTATCTCATAAGCTTAATCCAAAGTGAACAATTGAGGAAACAGATAGCAACAATGACTTACTTCTCGAATGTATCGCGAGCCACGGTCACAATCTTCTTGACGTCCGCTTCCAGAACTGCAGACAACCCAACGGATCCACCATTTGGAACGCGATACGGCTTCCTCCCCTGTACCACTGATGCAAACCTCGTGTTGCGGAAGAACTGCCTGAGCACTTGGTCTATAAACTTGTGTAGGGAAACGGGGAGAAAAAGCAGCCACCCGTTGATCCCTCCTCTCGGCCTCGTGACACGCTGCAAGCCAAGCCCACGGAGCAAAATTAACACAAAGTAACGAATTTTGCAACCGTGGAACACCAACAATCGAAACAGAGCTTCCATTCCAGTCATGTCGCTGCAATAATAGGGTAGAAAAAAATGCGGGAAATGGTAGGTGGAATAACGAGAGGATGGGGTGGGGGAAATGAACTGACGTAGAGGGTGACGTTGTCGGCGAGGCCGAGGGCGCGGGCGAGGCCCAGGCACTGGTTCTCGGCGCCGGGGGAGCCGTTGCCAATGAGGACGGCGCGGCGGACGACGttgacgccgccgccgccgtcgccggcgaaGATCTCCGGCGTCTCCATGCCGTCGACGCCCGGGGGCTCGGGCAGCCGGATCGGCCGCATCGGCCTAGGGTTTTGCGGGAAGATTGCGATGGCCAGGCGGTTGGATTCGCGCCGGTGGGGAGGCCGGGATTCGCGGGCAGCCCGATTGTGGAAGGGTTCGTTGCAATGCGAGGCTTGGAGGTTTCGGTATCTGAAGTTCTGAACTCGAACCAGTCGGGAGGCTGCGTGTGTCTGTGGCGCTCTTGTGTTCCAGCCCTCACGGTCACAGCCTCGCACGTGTACCCAGCGAAGGCACGCGAAATTGTTAGCTCTTACCAGCGAAAGCACGCGAAATTGTTAGCTATAgcaaatactttaaaaattattttttataatattattatagtatcttttaatattattataatattttttattttccagtattatattttttatcttctaTTACTCTTTTATCTTCCTTCGTACTCACAATTATTCTCTTGTAAATAGTGACAGAGAAGAGAGATTACCGCAAAGATATGTTTTCTCTCTTCTCGATGCAGGCTCGTTGCATCCCTGTAGCAGTTGAAGCCGATTTCACTGGAGCTATTTTACGTGGTGAAGCAGGACGACATCTATCCTGTAGCACTAGAAGCCGACTCCGCTGGAGTCGCCCTAATAGACTTAGGCATCTATAATATTTTGTCTAACTGCTATATACATGTTACTTATAGATAGTATAATAGATTACCTCTTTAGTAGATTAACTACTTCCTCTGATTATAAATACACGTTTTAGATAATGACATAGTCTACGAAACGTATCTTTAACCACTATTTTAgtaagaatatatttataaaacacaATAAAATTGTGGTATTATAAAAATACTTCTCAAAACGaatctatacatatgatttttatattttgactTTAAATATTCTGTAGTATATtgatagttaaaattttaaaagtataACTTAGAACTTATTCAAAACGctatatatttataatcagaTAAAGTATATCATTATCTATAAAAGTAATGTGGGTTCACGAGTTAAGATAGTTTCTAGCCTCGCacgtgttctttttttttcagtctGAACAAGGACTTACTGTTGTCTCCCTTAATTGCCATCACGATTATAAATAAAACTTTGACAAACCAGAGGCAAACCTAGCCATCGGAGTTATGCGGGGCATATTAGGTGAAAATACCCTAAATCTCACATGaaatttgttattttttaattaaattgaaTCGAGTTTGCATTTGAGATTTTGCATGGAATGTAATAAATGTATGGGGTTTGtaatctccctcttcttcttccattgGTAAAAATGTAGGGGAGCTAAAGTGTGTGCGTGAAGGTAGATGGATTCATGTTGTGGCTGCAGGTGCACAGGATAccgattaaaattttattttatagtgATCTATCATACGTAATATTTCATATGATTAGGGATGATAATAGGCACATTTATCCATGTGTCTGTGGATAAAACCCCTTATAGACGCGGTTTTGCGATGCAATTTTTATACATGGATATATGTACGGGCTTAAAGTTAAACCCAAAGCGTACCGGGAGATAGATATGAAATTGTCACGTCCGATCTTTGAAGCGCTCTGGGTTATCCTCGGTGTTTAAAATCTTTATTATATCAGTCTCTGGatcagtcgctggtaaataAAAATCTTACAACAAATAGTATCAATACCATACAACTCGAGGGGCGGTGAGTATAATTCACCAACCTAATAAAACATACTGCACCAAGCTCAAGTGCATTATTATAAGGGTCCACGACAACAGAGTACATAGCAGAGACAGCATGACGAAcacgccactccacaggcaactcgagTGCGAATGCGACCAAGCCTACTCGTCGGCTTCACCGTCTGCCTGGGTGAAGTCCGGATCTTCCTCTGAAAGCACAAGTaagggtgagtacaagagtacttaacaagtctcaacccttgccctacggcaggggtataaatacatgcatatgaggATGACAAGAATAAGCTGTAAGGTTATattttgcagaaagctaagtTTTACACATGCATGGTTCATTTTATATAAAAGCAGTTTATGAAAACAACATCAGTAATAAAAGGGGTTGTCCAAGTTTTATT
This genomic interval carries:
- the LOC133922030 gene encoding mitochondrial fission protein ELM1-like, producing MRPIRLPEPPGVDGMETPEIFAGDGGGGVNVVRRAVLIGNGSPGAENQCLGLARALGLADNVTLYRVTRPRGGINGWLLFLPVSLHKFIDQVLRQFFRNTRFASVVQGRKPYRVPNGGSVGLSAVLEADVKKIVTVARDTFEKEGPTLVIACGWDTISYSSLIRKSASDNVFVIQIQHPRSCLDRFDLVVTPRHDYYALTASGQQEVPRLFRRWITPQEPPGSNVVLTVGALHQADSAALRLAAIAWHDELAPLPKPLLIVNIGGPTSNCKYGVDLAEQLITSLYNVLDSCGSVRISFSRRTPRKVADIVFKELAGHPKIYIWDGEEPNPHIGHLAWADAFVITADSISMLSEACSTGKPVYVIGTEHCKWKFSAFHKTLRERGIVRPFTGLEDISNSWSYPPLNDAIEVATRVREVIAERGWTVG